TGAGaaactaaaagagaaaaaatttaCACTTAAAATCAAAAGCATGTCACTATATTGCCATTGTCATTTGTTTGGAATGAAGTGTTTTCAACATAAAATCatcatatttaaatgtaaagaacattctttgACAATAtaactttaatttatttaatattgactgagtaaggtcatgtcagaTATTTAAATCCACTCTGATGCTccctattttatatttaaatgatgAGACTTTTATTCTGTACTTACAAAGTTGTAGTCTCTCCATGTTCTCCAAAGACACAAGACTCTGGCTGCCAACAATAGTGCCAATATTTTCAGCAAATTCCTTCAGTGTGATGGGAGATGATGGTTGGCTCCAGACCAAGAGCACCTTGTCCCCCTTTTTTAGTCCGAGGTCTGCCATGATCTAGTGCATGAAAAGGAGTTTGTTTACAAATGCAGCACTTGCTTAAACGGACTAGTTCATAATCAAAGTTATCAGACGACTCAGATGGCCGTTTAGACTCTTATCTCCTTGATATTAACCCATGCTGTTCTAGATAAACCAACCGAAGAAAATATTAACAGATAATAATATTCAACAACTCGAGTCAATAATACAATCACCAGAATGTGAGAAATATTTTTGTTATCAATtctgtaatttttattttgtccTGTATTTGAATGTAGATCTGCTGCATCATTATGACTACGCAGTTCTTACAAAACAATGTAAACAAGCACCATTATCTGACGGAGACACGAGATGTGAGACGTACTTAACATCAAAACGCGTGTCATGAAATTAAACAAACGAAAAACAAAAACTACTTGCATGTACAAATTcaagtttaaaaatgtatagcaGTCCAACCTGTTTATAGTGTGTCCCTGAAAAACGCACACTGGTATCTCAACACACCGGTCACGTCGGACGTCGCAGCAGTAATGACGCCACGCAGGTTTTTGCTGTAGGCATCGCGTACAGATGATCTCATCATTcgccaaaaatgaaataaatggcTAGACTGGCAACAACCGCGCTTAGAATGGATGGTACGATGGGTctacaaaaagtatttttaattaATCTATTCAATGTTTCGCGGTCCTGACCGCTGAATATTAGTTTTGTAACTATGTTACGTCAGCGCTGAACAAGAAGGTCCAATCGCAGTCGTCCCCGCTGAGAAAAACAACACAGTCCATCAAAGAAATTCGAATGGTTATAATGggaattgtattgttttttaacTGAAACTATACTGGTCTTGTAATTAGTTTTGTTGGTGGGATGATGACGGTTTAAAACCAAGAGAACACCATAAAACATTACGGGAAGTCCCAAAAACACTACATAAAATTATTAACTGATAattcatgatttttaccactAGAATTGATATAATCTTCAGCAAGCGTTTGTAATACTTTCCCCATGTCCAGTAAAATATTATActtttagcatatatttaaacgCAAACTACGCTTAATGAAGAATGCGAGTTTATGGGCCACCAAGCACCCCCTGGAGGAATAACTGTGCTGTGCTATGAGTATAAACGACACACTTGCTATTCTTGCGCTGTAACAGATTCAAACTGTGCACGCAGACCGATCGATTTATATGatatcaaagtaccgcgagagttgTTTTTCTAGCGTGCATtttaatcgctctcgcggtactttgatgtcatacttCTATTAGTCTGCGCTGCACTGCGTGAAGTAGCCTACAATAACACTGCTGCGATCCTCCGCTGTCGTTGGATATGGCGGCGCTGATTAGAGGTCTGAGAGCTGGAAAGGCCTTACGGGGTCTCGGCAGCGGTAAGCAGAGATATGAGAGAGGGAGACTGGTGTGATTTGCTTTTTACTCCACGATATTCCTGTTTAATACGTTGTCAGGAGTCACATATTTGAAGTCTTTACGTAACCGTGTACTGTAAACAGTCTGCCTACTTTCAGTTTATGGTAAATGTAACAGTAAATGTCAGCTGCAAGGTGATAATCAAGGGCAGAACAAAGGATGTAAATAAAAGGTGCAAATAACAATCCCTGCATTTTAAAGGTTGTGCGATTCAACCCTATAGAAAGATACTGGTTATGGAAAACATCATTTATGTGTAATAAAACAAAGCTGGTGGTTTTACAGGGGCACGTGTGTTCATGCACGTAGACGTATGGAGTGCTTActaaaaaactataaaataatatCAGTCATTTGAAGTTAAACTTTCACTACTGTGACACAATTTCTGACCAGTTTAagttatataatatacaattaAAAGTTCACTGTGCAAACTTAAcgtctttatatatttaattttttgtaatGTGAATAAGCTTTAAAAACTATTGCATGCTAACTTTGTACAATGCACCACTGCAGTTGCAGTTCAAGCCAAACTCAGTCCCCAGTGCATCAATGTGAGACGTGGATTCCACCGTGCAGCCCTGCTGAGACTCGCAGATGACTTTAAAAGTGAATCTGTACCACCTCCATCCTACCATGAGGTCCATAAAGGTGAAGAGAGTTCAACCTCTTCAGCGCAGGGAGACTCCTTTAACACAGCTGCTGGCCAGGAAGATGGCCAACCAAACACCAGGTTAGTGCCCAAAGGTTAACGATATTCATACCAAGATTTACAAAAACCTGGTGTACTATAGTGCTATTGGTAAAGTattgtgttagcagcagcacaaaaggccATAGGTTTGATCTCCAGGGaccacatactgataaaatttGATGTATAAAGTTATCAGGATCAGAGCGGCGAGCATGGCGAAGACTACGAAACAGAAGAACAACTCCAAGCTCGCATACTGACCGCAGCACTGGAGTTCGTACCACAGCACGGCTGGACTGTGGAGGCCATAGCATCTGCAGCAGAGGTtagtttactgtaaaaaaaggaGAAAATAAAAGCAGTGATGTTCAAGCATTGAACGTGAATGATAATAAAGGAAATAACAGTCATATGCCGTGTGATTCAGACGCTTGACCTGTCACCAGCCTCCACTGGGATGTTCAACAATGGAGCGGGAGACCTGGTCTTGCATTTTATAGCGCAATGCAACGCTCAGCTCGCAGAGACGCTCGCAGAGCAGCATAAACAGATCCAGCTCGGCCAGGCAgagtgagtttttttttttttttacaaaaaaaagttttaaaaactttactGTGGTCTtatgttaaaggaacactccaGTTTTTggaaaaatatgctaattttccagctcccctagagttaaacatttggtttttaccgttttggaatactttcagccgatctccgggtctggcgctagtacttttagcttagcttagcacaatccattgaatctgattagaccattagcatcatgctaaaaaataaccaaagattttagatatttttcctatttaaaacttgactcttctgtagttacatcgtgtactaagaccgacagaaaatttaaagttccgattttctaggcagatatggctaggtaTGGcatgcgcctcctgcagccatgttacggcagcaaagtccttgataattacaccagaatgagagtatagttcctagccatatcggcctagaaaatcgcaacttttcattttccatCAGTCTTATTATACGATGTAACTAcggaagagtcaagttttaaataggaaaaatatcgaaactctttggttatttttgagcgcgatgctaatggtctaatcagattcaatggattatgctaaactatgctaaaagtggtaccgccagacccggagatcggctgaatggattccaaaacggtaaaaatcaaggggatcaactctaggggagctggaaaatgagcagattttcaaaaaaggttgagtgtccctttaacatggTCACCAGTATCACCCAGCCCATGTTAATTTGGATTCTTCATTATGTTAGGCCTAAGAAAACAGCAGAGTTTCTGAGAGATGCAGTTGAGTTGAGATTACGGATGTTGATACCTTACATTGACACATGGCCCCAGGTATCATCGACTGATCGTTTACCCAAATCACTTGCTGATGGATTATTTTTCAGTTTATTATTGAGCACTTGCATTCAGAGAAATGATCATCGTTGTTTACAACCATCCCGGCTTTGTAGGCTATGAGCATCCTGCTGTTGCCCCACAACATCCCCGACAGCCTGAAGCACCTGTCTACGATGGTGGATGACATCTGGTACTACGCGGGCGATCGCTCAACAGACGTGAGTGGCTCCTCTAATCCAAAATTTTCATCTTCTCTTGTCTTCTCCCCCTTTCACCCTCCCATATCAGCCATTCGCCCTGCCTCTGCAAAGGTTACTACTTACCACCTACTTGCCTTCCCTCAGCTTCTTTTCATtcctttttttacaattttaaccCAAGAATGTAATTTTTTAACTTCATCATGCTGGTCTCTAACTCTTTCAGcgccattgttttttttaaaagttgccagccagcgccagcattttttatgattcacacaaaatattaaaatgttcttctttagatatataaacatacaatataagaaatgaaaaaacagaccctctgctttaaaaaaaaaaattcatcctacctttatttgttatcttttatcacctcttgaATATGGGTTGGGGTTTTTTAAtgccaaattttgagcaaaaagctgagataattgcatgtttgtgaaggacttttgatagagatcagattcaaagagatgatcaaaacatacacgtagtttgaactgtttgaccTAAGGCATTGCTTCCGGGTTCTATAAGTTGTGTAAAAGAGccatctggtggataatagtggaaacgtggattgccggaaaaacatTGGcagagaagcgttttctcttaattgacgatttaactcaatggcggggaaagagttaaagctgCAGTTTGTAATTTCTGTGCACCAAACAGGACTGCAAAATTTTTTGTCTCCTAATGCTACTACAATCTTCTACCCTGACCTGTGTTTTTTGGCCGAACAGGTTATCCTGCTTTAAACTTGTGCCGTTGGTTAAGGCAGAATTGGACAGTTTTGTTGTTGGTTTATTCACCCGTCTTTGTGTCTCTCAGATGAACTGGTACACTCGGCGGGCGGCAATTTTGGGCATCTATAACACAACCGAACTCGTAATGCTGCAAGACTCCTCTCCAGACTTTGAAGAGACCTGGGCCTTTCTGGACAACCGTATAAAAGATGTAGTCAACATGGCCAACACAGCTAAACAGGTGCATGATGTTATAGAGAAAATTTCTCTATAATTAATGTGGTGGATTGTATCTATATGGTGGTCTTCTCTCTGTGTAttcatctgtgaaaataataatCTTTGTTTGGTCTAGGTCCAAGCCACTGGAGAAGCTGTGGTCCAAGGACTCATGGGCGCTGCAATTACGGTAAACACATTAACATTTTAGCAAAATCCCAAATTTACagatttggcagatgcttttatccaaagcattttacagtgcataacacgctaaacatttttgtatgtgtgttccctgggatcgaacccagATGAATTTGTAAGATCTCATCCGTTTTTCCTACAGCTGAAAAACCTAACGGGGATGAACCAGAGACGATGACTCCATGTCTTTGGAGTTTTGGTCCTG
The DNA window shown above is from Paramisgurnus dabryanus chromosome 23, PD_genome_1.1, whole genome shotgun sequence and carries:
- the coq9 gene encoding ubiquinone biosynthesis protein COQ9, mitochondrial, whose amino-acid sequence is MAALIRGLRAGKALRGLGSVAVQAKLSPQCINVRRGFHRAALLRLADDFKSESVPPPSYHEVHKGEESSTSSAQGDSFNTAAGQEDGQPNTSYQDQSGEHGEDYETEEQLQARILTAALEFVPQHGWTVEAIASAAETLDLSPASTGMFNNGAGDLVLHFIAQCNAQLAETLAEQHKQIQLGQAEPKKTAEFLRDAVELRLRMLIPYIDTWPQAMSILLLPHNIPDSLKHLSTMVDDIWYYAGDRSTDMNWYTRRAAILGIYNTTELVMLQDSSPDFEETWAFLDNRIKDVVNMANTAKQVQATGEAVVQGLMGAAITLKNLTGMNQRR